A single Corvus hawaiiensis isolate bCorHaw1 chromosome 26, bCorHaw1.pri.cur, whole genome shotgun sequence DNA region contains:
- the TP53INP1 gene encoding tumor protein p53-inducible nuclear protein 1 isoform X7 gives MFQRLNNMLMGEIDSLSSQEPEFSEKEDDEWILVDFIADTCTNCSVEEADIVEASATDSSPVFSCLSSPLEHLPEASESCFIQFESCPMEESWFITPPPCFTAGGLTTIKVETSPMENLLIEHPSMSVYAVHNTCHSLNETGCGDEEFHSPGSPRGGE, from the exons ATGTTCCAGAGGTTAAATAACATGCTCATGGGAGAGATTGATAGCTTGTCCAGCCAAGAGCCAGAGTTCAGTGAGAAAGAAGATGACGAGTGGATTCTGGTTGACTTTATAG CAGACACTTGCACTAATTGCTCCGTGGAGGAAGCAGACATTGTTGAAGCATCGGCCACGGACAGCTCACCCGTCTTCTCTTGTTTATCATCTCCCTTGGAACACTTGCCAGAGGCCAGCGAGTCTTGCTTCATCCAGTTTGAATCGTGTCCTATGGAGGAGAGCTGGTTTATTACCCCTCCCCCATGTTTTACTGCAGGTGGATTAACCACTATCAAAGTGGAGACCAGTCCGATGGAGAACCTCCTAATAGAGCATCCCAGCATGTCTGTGTATGCTGTCCATAATACCTGTCACAGCCTTAATGAGACTGGATGTGGGGATGAGGAGTTTCACAGCCCAGGTAGTCCCAG AGGAGGTGAATAA
- the TP53INP1 gene encoding tumor protein p53-inducible nuclear protein 1 isoform X3 gives MFQRLNNMLMGEIDSLSSQEPEFSEKEDDEWILVDFIADTCTNCSVEEADIVEASATDSSPVFSCLSSPLEHLPEASESCFIQFESCPMEESWFITPPPCFTAGGLTTIKVETSPMENLLIEHPSMSVYAVHNTCHSLNETGCGDEEFHSPGSPRAKKSCLRHTGTTGGPK, from the exons ATGTTCCAGAGGTTAAATAACATGCTCATGGGAGAGATTGATAGCTTGTCCAGCCAAGAGCCAGAGTTCAGTGAGAAAGAAGATGACGAGTGGATTCTGGTTGACTTTATAG CAGACACTTGCACTAATTGCTCCGTGGAGGAAGCAGACATTGTTGAAGCATCGGCCACGGACAGCTCACCCGTCTTCTCTTGTTTATCATCTCCCTTGGAACACTTGCCAGAGGCCAGCGAGTCTTGCTTCATCCAGTTTGAATCGTGTCCTATGGAGGAGAGCTGGTTTATTACCCCTCCCCCATGTTTTACTGCAGGTGGATTAACCACTATCAAAGTGGAGACCAGTCCGATGGAGAACCTCCTAATAGAGCATCCCAGCATGTCTGTGTATGCTGTCCATAATACCTGTCACAGCCTTAATGAGACTGGATGTGGGGATGAGGAGTTTCACAGCCCAGGTAGTCCCAG
- the TP53INP1 gene encoding tumor protein p53-inducible nuclear protein 1 isoform X6, producing MFQRLNNMLMGEIDSLSSQEPEFSEKEDDEWILVDFIADTCTNCSVEEADIVEASATDSSPVFSCLSSPLEHLPEASESCFIQFESCPMEESWFITPPPCFTAGGLTTIKVETSPMENLLIEHPSMSVYAVHNTCHSLNETGCGDEEFHSPGSPRAKKSCLRHTGT from the exons ATGTTCCAGAGGTTAAATAACATGCTCATGGGAGAGATTGATAGCTTGTCCAGCCAAGAGCCAGAGTTCAGTGAGAAAGAAGATGACGAGTGGATTCTGGTTGACTTTATAG CAGACACTTGCACTAATTGCTCCGTGGAGGAAGCAGACATTGTTGAAGCATCGGCCACGGACAGCTCACCCGTCTTCTCTTGTTTATCATCTCCCTTGGAACACTTGCCAGAGGCCAGCGAGTCTTGCTTCATCCAGTTTGAATCGTGTCCTATGGAGGAGAGCTGGTTTATTACCCCTCCCCCATGTTTTACTGCAGGTGGATTAACCACTATCAAAGTGGAGACCAGTCCGATGGAGAACCTCCTAATAGAGCATCCCAGCATGTCTGTGTATGCTGTCCATAATACCTGTCACAGCCTTAATGAGACTGGATGTGGGGATGAGGAGTTTCACAGCCCAGGTAGTCCCAG
- the TP53INP1 gene encoding tumor protein p53-inducible nuclear protein 1 isoform X5, with product MFQRLNNMLMGEIDSLSSQEPEFSEKEDDEWILVDFIDTCTNCSVEEADIVEASATDSSPVFSCLSSPLEHLPEASESCFIQFESCPMEESWFITPPPCFTAGGLTTIKVETSPMENLLIEHPSMSVYAVHNTCHSLNETGCGDEEFHSPGSPRAKKSCLRHTGTTGGPK from the exons ATGTTCCAGAGGTTAAATAACATGCTCATGGGAGAGATTGATAGCTTGTCCAGCCAAGAGCCAGAGTTCAGTGAGAAAGAAGATGACGAGTGGATTCTGGTTGACTTTATAG ACACTTGCACTAATTGCTCCGTGGAGGAAGCAGACATTGTTGAAGCATCGGCCACGGACAGCTCACCCGTCTTCTCTTGTTTATCATCTCCCTTGGAACACTTGCCAGAGGCCAGCGAGTCTTGCTTCATCCAGTTTGAATCGTGTCCTATGGAGGAGAGCTGGTTTATTACCCCTCCCCCATGTTTTACTGCAGGTGGATTAACCACTATCAAAGTGGAGACCAGTCCGATGGAGAACCTCCTAATAGAGCATCCCAGCATGTCTGTGTATGCTGTCCATAATACCTGTCACAGCCTTAATGAGACTGGATGTGGGGATGAGGAGTTTCACAGCCCAGGTAGTCCCAG